The following proteins come from a genomic window of Phycodurus eques isolate BA_2022a chromosome 9, UOR_Pequ_1.1, whole genome shotgun sequence:
- the LOC133407447 gene encoding protocadherin beta-12-like: MEAKNIHPSRGGMRWRRAACLFVFWCFFLNATEAQIRYSIPEEMKKGSLVGNVAQDLGLDLKRLRSGRARIVTGENVQYAELRADKGLLVVRERIDREQLCGDVTPCSFTFEILLENPMELHPVTIEVLDVNDNAPTFENKHLEFEISESAALGSRFVLESAYDADVGANGVQSYVLTPSDHFVLKQHFNPGGGKYAEMVLQKALDREQQPRLSLKLVAVDGGNPQRSGTVNIEINIQDINDNAPVFNQTLYKAKLIENAAKGTYVLTVNATDADSGTNAKITFSFSKSKAGITNLFHIDEVAGCISVANQIDYEKYKTIEFMVEAKDQGGLSESTKVEIEVLDLNDNVPVLNVMSFTSPVSEDSPAGTTIGIMNVKDQDSGENGHVRCAIQGRVPFRMKSNVRNYFALVTDADFDRESVSEYNITVVASDAGSPPLSAERTFHLKVSDVNDNAPVFAVSFYRADLAENNSPGVSVLRVSAKDPDENQNARVSYMLEQGEIGGTPIASFVSVNAQSGVVSAVRSFDYERMKRLDFAVRAQDGGSPPLCGNVSVGILIRDQNDNAPQVLYPVPPHAETVPRSADAGYLVTKVVAVDVDSGQNAWLSYKVQHKFATDRGALFEVGLHNGEMRTVRRVTDKDAVKQRLTVVVEDNGRPSRSATVAVNVALADGFPEVPRSEFADDFSEDDDDRLTFYLVSALAAVSFLFVASLLLIVSLKVYRWRRSRVPYRSDLPVIPYYPPRYCDTLGTAGTLPHVYSYEACAAAKSHVTNTQAVSQSLVSVDGADADVPRGGEQTSGNCSRMSTLVSQMFLCFMTFTACRGCMTCFALLLKG, translated from the coding sequence ATGGAGGCGAAAAACATTCATCCGAGCCGAGGAGGAATGCGATGGCGACGCGCGGCCTGCCTCTTtgtcttttggtgtttttttctcAACGCAACCGAGGCCCAAATCCGCTACTCGATCCCCGAGGAGATGAAAAAAGGCTCGCTCGTCGGAAATGTGGCCCAAGATCTCGGTTTGGATCTGAAAAGACTCCGTTCTGGGCGGGCCCGCATCGTGACCGGGGAGAACGTCCAGTACGCCGAGCTGAGGGCGGACAAAGGGCTCCTGGTTGTCCGTGAGAGGATAGATCGAGAACAGCTGTGTGGAGACGTGACGCCGTGCAGCTTCACCTTCGAGATTTTGTTGGAAAACCCCATGGAATTGCACCCGGTCACCATCGAAGTGTTGGACGTCAACGACAACGCGCCcacttttgaaaataaacatttagaaTTCGAAATAAGCGAGTCTGCTGCACTTGGCTCCCGTTTTGTTCTGGAGAGTGCGTATGATGCTGACGTGGGTGCAAACGGCGTGCAGAGTTACGTTTTAACACCGAGtgatcattttgttttgaagcaacACTTCAATCCTGGAGGCGGAAAATATGCAGAAATGGTCCTGCAGAAAGCCTTAGACAGGGAACAGCAGCCGCGACTTTCCCTTAAATTAGTGGCTGTGGACGGTGGGAATCCACAGAGGTCAGGTACGGTAAATATTGAAATTAACATTCAAGATATAAATGACAACGCTCCTGTCTTTAATCAAACTTTGTATAAAGCTAAGTTGattgaaaatgcagcaaaaGGTACTTACGTTCTGACTGTGAATGCCACTGATGCTGATAGCGgtacaaatgcaaaaataacattctcgttttcaaaatcaaaagcGGGAATCACAAATTTGTTTCATATCGATGAGGTGGCAGGATGCATATCTGTAGCAAACCAAATCGattatgaaaaatacaaaacaatcgaGTTCATGGTTGAAGCTAAAGATCAAGGAGGACTGAGTGAGTCCACCAAAGTGGAAATCGAAGTCCTGGATTTGAATGATAACGTCCCCGTCCTCAACGTGATGTCCTTCACGAGTCCGGTTTCAGAAGACTCCCCGGCTGGTACCACGATTGGTATCATGAACGTGAAAGACCAGGATTCTGGCGAAAACGGTCACGTGAGGTGCGCCATCCAAGGCCGCGTTCCATTTCGCATGAAATCCAACGTGCGAAATTATTTTGCCTTGGTGACCGATGCCGATTTCGATCGCGAAAGCGTGTCCGAATATAACATCACGGTCGTCGCGTCGGACGCCGGCTCGCCTCCCCTCTCCGCCGAGagaacttttcatttgaaagtttCCGACGTGAACGACAACGCTCCTGTGTTTGCCGTCAGCTTTTATCGTGCCGACCTCGCCGAAAACAACTCGCCGGGTGTTTCCGTGCTGAGAGTGAGCGCCAAAGACCCAGATGAAAACCAGAACGCTCGTGTCTCTTACATGTTGGAGCAGGGCGAGATCGGGGGAACTCCGATTGCCTCGTTTGTGTCCGTGAACGCCCAAAGCGGCGTCGTCAGCGCCGTGCGCTCCTTCGACTACGAGCGGATGAAGCGGCTGGACTTTGCGGTGCGAGCGCAGGACGGAGGCTCCCCTCCTCTCTGCGGCAACGTGAGCGTGGGCATCCTGATCCGGGACCAGAACGACAACGCCCCTCAGGTCCTGTACCCGGTCCCGCCGCACGCCGAAACGGTGCCTCGTTCGGCAGACGCGGGCTATCTGGTGACTAAAGTGGTGGCCGTGGACGTGGACTCCGGACAGAACGCCTGGCTCTCCTATAAAGTGCAGCACAAATTTGCCACAGACAGGGGGGCGCTGTTTGAAGTGGGCCTCCACAATGGAGAAATGCGAACTGTCCGCCGAGTGACCGATAAAGACGCCGTCAAACAAAGACTGACCGTCGTCGTGGAGGACAACGGGCGGCCCTCTCGTTCGGCCACGGTGGCGGTGAACGTGGCGCTGGCGGACGGCTTCCCCGAAGTGCCGAGGTCGGAGTTCGCCGACGACTTtagcgaggacgacgacgaccggCTGACTTTTTACTTGGTCTCGGCTCTGGCTGCGGTCTCCTTCCTCTTCGTCGCCTCTTTGCTGCTTATCGTATCGCTCAAGGTGTACAGGTGGAGACGGTCTCGCGTCCCGTACCGCTCCGACCTCCCCGTCATTCCGTATTACCCGCCGCGCTACTGCGACACGTTGGGGACGGCGGGGACGCTCCCGCACGTCTACAGTTACGAGGCGTGCGCCGCCGCCAAGAGTCACGTGACGAACACGCAAGCCGTGAGTCAAAGTTTAGTGAGCGTGGACGGAGCGGACGCCGACGTGCCGCGCGGCGGCGAGCAGACGTCGGGGAACTGCTCTCGGATGTCGACTCTGGTGAGTCAGATGTTTCTCTGTTTCATGACTTTTACTGCTTGTCGAGGTTGTATgacttgttttgctttgttgctGAAAGGTTGA
- the LOC133408054 gene encoding protocadherin beta-16-like yields the protein MEAKNIHPSRGGMRWRRAACLFVFWCFFLNATEAQIRYSIPEEMKKGSLVGNVAQDLGLDLKRLRSGRARIVTGENVQYAELRADKGLLVVRERIDREQLCGDVTPCSFTFEILLENPMELHPVTIEVLDVNDNAPTFENKHLQFEISESAALGSRFVLDNAHDADVGTNGVQSYVLTPSDHFILKQHVSPGGRKYAEMVLQKALDREQQPRLSLKLVAVDGGNPQRSGTVNIEINIQDINDNAPVFNQTVYKAKVTENAAKGTHVLTVNATDADSGSNAQVAYLFSKLNAEIADLFRIDEMTGCISVTNQIDYEKDKTIEFMVEAKDQGGFADSTKVEIEVLDLNDNVPVLNVMSFTSPVSEDSPAGTTIGIMNVKDQDSGENGHVRCAIQGRVPFRMKSNVRNYFALVTDADFDRESVSEYNITVVASDAGSPPLSAERTFHLKVSDVNDNAPVFAVSFYRADLAENNSPGVSVLRVSAKDPDENQNARVSYMLEQGEIGGTPIASFVSVNAQSGVVSAVRSFDYERMKRLDFAVRAQDGGSPPLCGNVSVGILIRDQNDNAPQVLYPVPPHAETVPRSADAGYLVTKVVAVDVDSGQNAWLSYKVQHKFATDRGALFEVGLHNGEMRTVRRVTDKDAVKQRLTVVVEDNGRPSRSATVAVNVALADGFPEVPRSEFADDFSEDDDDRLTFYLVSALAAVSFLFVASLLLIVSLKVYRWRRSRVLYRSDLPVIPYYPPRYCDTLGTAGTLPHVYSYEACAAAKGHVTNTQAVSQSLVSVDGADADVPRGGEQTSGNCSRMSTLVSQMFLCFMTFTACRGCMTCFALLLKG from the coding sequence ATGGAGGCGAAAAACATTCATCCGAGCCGAGGAGGAATGCGATGGCGACGCGCGGCCTGCCTCTTtgtcttttggtgtttttttctcAACGCAACCGAGGCCCAAATCCGCTACTCGATCCCCGAGGAGATGAAAAAAGGCTCGCTCGTCGGAAATGTGGCCCAAGATCTCGGTTTGGATCTGAAAAGACTCCGTTCTGGGCGGGCCCGCATCGTGACCGGGGAGAACGTCCAGTACGCCGAGCTGAGGGCGGACAAAGGGCTCCTGGTTGTCCGTGAGAGGATAGATCGAGAACAGCTGTGTGGAGACGTGACGCCGTGCAGCTTCACCTTCGAGATTTTGTTGGAAAACCCCATGGAATTGCACCCGGTCACCATCGAAGTGTTGGACGTCAACGACAACGCGCCcacttttgaaaataaacatttacaattcGAAATTAGCGAGTCTGCTGCACTTGGCTCCCGTTTCGTTCTGGATAACGCACACGATGCTGACGTGGGTACAAACGGCGTGCAGAGTTACGTTTTAACACCGAgtgatcattttattttgaagcaacACGTCAGTCCGGGAGGGAGAAAATATGCAGAAATGGTCCTGCAGAAAGCCTTAGACAGGGAACAGCAGCCGCGACTTTCCCTTAAATTAGTGGCTGTGGACGGTGGGAATCCACAGAGGTCAGGTACGGTAAATATTGAAATTAACATTCAAGATATAAATGATAATGCGCCCGTCTTTAATCAAACCGTTTATAAAGCAAAAGTGACTGAAAATGCAGCGAAAGGCACTCACGTTCTGACTGTGAATGCCACTGATGCTGATAGCGGTTCAAATGCACAAGTGGCATActtgttttcaaaattaaatgcagaaatagCGGATTTGTTTCGCATAGACGAGATGACAGGATGCATATCTGTAACAAACCAAATCGATtatgaaaaagacaaaacaatcgAGTTCATGGTTGAAGCCAAAGATCAAGGTGGATTTGCTGACTCCACCAAAGTGGAAATCGAAGTCCTGGATTTGAATGATAACGTCCCCGTCCTCAACGTGATGTCCTTCACGAGTCCGGTTTCAGAAGACTCCCCGGCTGGTACCACGATTGGTATCATGAACGTGAAAGACCAGGATTCTGGCGAAAACGGTCACGTGAGGTGCGCCATCCAAGGCCGCGTTCCATTTCGCATGAAATCCAACGTGCGAAATTATTTTGCCTTGGTGACCGATGCCGATTTCGATCGCGAAAGCGTGTCCGAATATAACATCACGGTCGTCGCGTCGGACGCCGGCTCGCCTCCCCTCTCCGCCGAGagaacttttcatttgaaagtttCCGACGTGAACGACAACGCTCCTGTGTTTGCCGTCAGCTTTTATCGTGCCGACCTCGCCGAAAACAACTCGCCGGGTGTTTCCGTGCTGAGAGTGAGCGCCAAAGACCCAGATGAAAACCAGAACGCTCGTGTCTCTTACATGTTGGAGCAGGGCGAGATCGGGGGAACTCCGATTGCCTCGTTTGTGTCCGTGAACGCCCAAAGCGGCGTCGTCAGCGCCGTGCGCTCCTTCGACTACGAGCGGATGAAGCGGCTGGACTTTGCGGTGCGAGCGCAGGACGGAGGCTCCCCTCCTCTCTGCGGCAACGTGAGCGTGGGCATCCTGATCCGGGACCAGAACGACAACGCCCCTCAGGTCCTGTACCCGGTCCCGCCGCACGCCGAAACGGTGCCTCGTTCGGCAGACGCGGGCTATCTGGTGACTAAAGTGGTGGCCGTGGACGTGGACTCCGGACAGAACGCCTGGCTCTCCTATAAAGTGCAGCACAAATTTGCCACAGACAGGGGGGCGCTGTTTGAAGTGGGCCTCCACAATGGAGAAATGCGAACTGTCCGCCGAGTGACCGATAAAGACGCCGTCAAACAAAGACTGACCGTCGTCGTGGAGGACAACGGGCGGCCCTCTCGTTCGGCCACGGTGGCGGTGAACGTGGCGCTGGCGGACGGCTTCCCCGAAGTGCCGAGGTCGGAGTTCGCCGACGACTTtagcgaggacgacgacgaccggCTGACTTTTTACTTAGTCTCGGCTCTGGCTGCGGTCTCCTTCCTCTTCGTCGCCTCTTTGCTGCTTATCGTATCGCTCAAGGTGTACAGGTGGAGACGGTCTCGCGTCTTGTACCGCTCCGACCTCCCCGTCATTCCGTATTATCCGCCGCGCTACTGCGACACGTTGGGGACGGCGGGGACGCTCCCGCACGTCTACAGTTACGAGGCGTGCGCCGCCGCCAAAGGTCACGTGACGAACACGCAAGCCGTGAGTCAAAGTTTAGTGAGCGTGGACGGAGCGGACGCCGACGTGCCGCGCGGCGGCGAGCAGACGTCGGGGAACTGCTCTCGGATGTCGACTCTGGTGAGTCAGATGTTTCTCTGTTTCATGACTTTTACTGCTTGTCGAGGTTGTATgacttgttttgctttgttgctGAAAGGTTGA